A single genomic interval of Bradyrhizobium japonicum USDA 6 harbors:
- a CDS encoding efflux RND transporter periplasmic adaptor subunit, which yields MNASEYLKPAGTVVFVVALGVGYYLFEHRHRTEAKDTPSEALVIVTKSTNACFSDLVRVTGFFVPRREAVVVADQEGSRVTDLFVTEGAMVTENQELARLTAPPQIPGQPQRPGPQGPISLKAPAPGLVTEVRTIVGAPASPQAGPMFRIAVNNEIELDAQVPAVHMPKLNPGATVRISRDDAPDLIGRVRLVAPEIDRTTQLGRVRISVTNNPSLKVGVFARASIDAKRSCGVSIPKTAIDHLTIQVVKNNIVETRKVRVGLSSDSATEILEGLEVGEIVVADAGSSLHDGDQIKTMFADELDRTRVR from the coding sequence ATGAACGCCTCCGAATATCTCAAGCCTGCCGGAACCGTGGTGTTCGTCGTTGCGCTCGGCGTCGGCTATTATCTGTTCGAGCATCGGCATCGCACCGAGGCGAAGGACACGCCGAGCGAGGCGCTCGTCATCGTGACGAAGTCGACCAACGCCTGCTTCTCCGACCTCGTGCGGGTGACCGGCTTCTTCGTGCCGCGCCGCGAGGCCGTGGTCGTCGCCGACCAGGAAGGCTCAAGGGTCACCGACCTCTTTGTCACCGAAGGCGCCATGGTCACCGAGAATCAGGAGCTGGCGCGCCTGACGGCGCCGCCGCAGATCCCCGGCCAGCCGCAAAGACCCGGCCCGCAAGGCCCGATCTCGCTGAAGGCGCCCGCGCCAGGCCTCGTCACCGAAGTACGCACCATCGTCGGCGCGCCCGCCTCGCCGCAGGCCGGCCCGATGTTCCGCATCGCCGTCAACAACGAGATCGAGCTCGACGCCCAGGTCCCGGCGGTGCACATGCCCAAGCTAAACCCCGGCGCGACCGTGCGCATCAGCCGCGACGACGCGCCCGATTTGATCGGACGGGTCCGGCTGGTCGCGCCCGAAATCGACCGCACCACGCAGCTCGGCCGCGTCCGCATCAGCGTCACCAACAATCCATCGCTCAAGGTCGGCGTGTTTGCGCGCGCCTCGATCGACGCCAAGCGAAGCTGCGGCGTCTCGATCCCCAAGACCGCGATCGACCATCTCACTATTCAGGTCGTCAAAAACAATATTGTCGAGACGCGCAAGGTACGGGTCGGGCTGTCGTCCGACAGCGCGACGGAAATCCTGGAGGGGCTCGAGGTCGGCGAAATCGTCGTGGCCGACGCCGGCTCTTCGCTCCATGACGGCGACCAGATCAAGACCATGTTCGCCGATGAACTCGATCGCACGCGGGTACGCTGA
- a CDS encoding class I SAM-dependent methyltransferase: MRKLGRSVTALAYIAALLVAFAATRAYAADINYLAPPGVAANEFPSPQRAVARIVSPRRAAEERRDALNEAGQIARALDLKPGMTVGDIGAGSGYHTVRLSRLVGPAGSVVAQDVTRDYLVELARRTERLKLTNVQFALGEPHDPRLPASSLDAAILVHMYHEVAQPYAFLYNLAPALKQGARVGIVDLELPTSKHGTPIELLRCELTAVGYREVATYKLAGDGGYLAVFSPPEVAARRSPRDIVACADPAGTR; encoded by the coding sequence TTGAGAAAGCTTGGCAGGTCCGTCACGGCACTGGCTTATATAGCGGCGCTACTTGTGGCGTTTGCCGCAACCCGCGCATACGCCGCTGACATAAATTATCTGGCTCCCCCCGGAGTCGCTGCAAACGAGTTTCCCTCACCACAGCGCGCTGTTGCACGGATCGTCAGCCCGCGCCGCGCCGCCGAAGAGCGCCGCGACGCCCTCAATGAGGCCGGTCAAATCGCACGTGCGCTTGACCTGAAACCAGGTATGACAGTGGGCGACATTGGAGCAGGCAGTGGCTACCACACGGTCAGGCTCTCCCGCCTCGTCGGACCCGCCGGCTCTGTCGTTGCCCAGGACGTCACGCGGGATTACCTCGTCGAGCTCGCCAGGCGAACAGAACGTCTGAAGTTGACGAACGTGCAATTCGCCCTCGGCGAACCGCACGATCCGCGTCTGCCCGCTTCCTCGCTGGATGCCGCAATCCTCGTGCACATGTATCACGAGGTAGCCCAACCCTACGCCTTCCTCTACAATCTCGCGCCCGCCTTGAAGCAGGGTGCGCGGGTCGGGATTGTCGATCTCGAGCTTCCGACGTCGAAGCATGGCACGCCAATTGAGCTCTTGCGCTGCGAATTGACCGCCGTCGGCTATCGCGAGGTCGCCACATACAAGCTCGCAGGGGACGGAGGATATTTGGCGGTATTCTCTCCGCCGGAGGTAGCGGCTCGAAGATCTCCCCGCGATATCGTTGCTTGTGCGGATCCTGCCGGCACTCGCTGA
- a CDS encoding N-acyl homoserine lactonase family protein, whose amino-acid sequence MGNAYEIYALRYATMSPRTPNMNFLQPDPHDSAAQDLDYFVWLIRGGGCDILVDTGFNAEEASARARKLTLNPVDALERFGVAASSVRDIIVTHLHYDHAGNLDRFPNARFHLQEREMAYATGRCMCNGLLRHPFSVEHVTQMVRHVYGERVNFYSGDGEIAPGVTVHRVGGHSDGLQVVKVETARGPVVLASDAAHYYANLQRKSPFPIVYNIGDMAQGWETIERLAGHPDRFIPGHDPIVTEMYPRASDKVDAWALHLPPSRSFAK is encoded by the coding sequence ATGGGAAACGCCTACGAAATCTATGCCCTGCGTTATGCGACGATGTCGCCACGCACCCCCAACATGAATTTCCTTCAGCCCGACCCGCATGACAGCGCGGCGCAGGATCTCGACTATTTCGTCTGGCTGATCCGCGGCGGCGGCTGCGACATCCTGGTGGATACCGGCTTCAATGCCGAGGAGGCGAGCGCGCGGGCGCGCAAGCTGACGCTCAATCCGGTCGATGCGCTGGAGCGCTTTGGCGTCGCGGCGTCGAGCGTTCGCGACATTATCGTGACGCATCTGCATTACGACCACGCCGGCAATCTCGATCGCTTTCCGAATGCGCGCTTCCATCTCCAGGAGCGCGAGATGGCTTACGCGACGGGACGCTGCATGTGCAACGGACTGCTGCGACACCCGTTCTCGGTCGAGCACGTCACGCAGATGGTGCGTCATGTCTATGGCGAGCGCGTCAATTTCTATTCCGGCGATGGCGAGATCGCGCCCGGCGTCACCGTGCACCGTGTCGGCGGCCATTCCGACGGCTTGCAGGTGGTCAAGGTCGAGACCGCGCGCGGGCCGGTGGTGCTGGCGTCCGATGCCGCGCATTATTACGCCAATCTGCAGCGCAAAAGCCCGTTCCCCATCGTCTACAATATCGGCGACATGGCGCAGGGCTGGGAGACGATCGAACGCCTCGCCGGTCATCCCGATCGTTTCATCCCTGGCCATGATCCGATCGTGACGGAAATGTATCCGCGTGCCAGCGACAAGGTCGATGCCTGGGCGCTGCATTTGCCGCCGTCGCGGTCGTTTGCGAAGTGA
- a CDS encoding Crp/Fnr family transcriptional regulator: MSKQAEFAVILKMNAMFADLGGDELQRLSNLCHTQHLANGEVLFQKGDAGDALFGVRRGQVRIETGVSDGSRLTLNFMGPGDLFGEVAVLDGQSRTADATAGEASELFVLRREDFLSFLEREPKVAIKIIALLCQRIRWQSERMEESMLQPLPVRLARRLCALAADFGSEVHISQEQLGIFVGAARESVNRQLQAWRKEAILDLQRGRILLRNMTKLTAIARNE; the protein is encoded by the coding sequence ATGAGCAAGCAGGCCGAATTTGCGGTCATCCTGAAGATGAACGCGATGTTCGCCGATCTCGGCGGAGACGAGCTCCAGCGGCTGTCGAATCTCTGCCACACCCAGCATCTGGCGAATGGCGAGGTGCTGTTCCAGAAGGGCGATGCGGGGGACGCGCTGTTCGGCGTGCGCCGGGGCCAGGTCCGCATCGAGACCGGCGTCTCCGACGGCAGCCGTCTGACCCTGAACTTCATGGGCCCGGGCGACCTGTTCGGCGAGGTCGCGGTGCTGGACGGCCAGAGCCGCACTGCGGATGCGACCGCAGGCGAAGCCAGCGAACTGTTCGTGCTGCGGCGCGAGGATTTTCTCAGCTTCCTCGAACGCGAGCCGAAGGTCGCGATCAAGATCATCGCGCTGCTGTGCCAGCGCATCCGCTGGCAGAGCGAGCGCATGGAAGAATCCATGCTGCAACCGCTGCCGGTGCGGCTGGCACGGCGCCTCTGCGCGCTCGCCGCCGATTTCGGCTCGGAGGTCCACATCTCGCAGGAACAGCTCGGCATCTTCGTCGGCGCGGCCCGCGAGAGCGTCAACCGCCAGCTTCAGGCCTGGCGCAAGGAGGCGATCCTCGATCTCCAGCGCGGCCGCATCCTGCTGCGGAACATGACCAAGCTGACGGCGATCGCGCGCAACGAGTAG
- a CDS encoding efflux RND transporter permease subunit: MALNISAWSIRNPLPSVVFSIILLVLGWVSFTKLAITRLPSADIPVISVVVSQFGAAPAELESQVTKTVEDAVSGVEGVRHITSSITDGVSVTTIQFALETNTDRALNDVKDAVTRVRSNLPQNVTEPLIQRVDVIGLPIVTYAAISPGKTPEQLSYFVDDVVKRALQGVRGVAQVERIGGVEREILVSLDPDRMQAMGLTAVNVSQSLRGTNVDVAGGRAEIGKNDQAIRTLAGAKTLGDLAGTMIPLFGGGEVRLDDLGTVTDTIADRRTFARFNGEPVVALGIKRSKGASDVKVAEAVEKRIEALKAAYPDVDLKLIDTSVEYTKGNYHAAISTLFEGAILAVIIVLLFLRDLRATIIAAISLPLSIFPAFWAMDLLGFSLNLVSFLAITLSTGILVDDAIVEIENIVRHMNMGKSPYRAALEAADEIGLAVIAISLTIIAIFAPASFMSGIAGQFFKQFGITVSVQVFFSLLAARFVTPVLAAYFLKHHAHEEPPPGRVLRTYHRIVAWSVKHHFITVLIGFGVFAASIWSITLLPQGFLPAQDSARSLLALELPPGTQLAYTEKVTEDIVARLRKRPEVKSIFVDGGRVPPGTQEVRRASLIINYTPKDSRDITQRELEFSISQELENVPDIRFWFLDENGLRAISLVVTGVDANIVNNVASELATQMKRIPTISNVISETTLERPELRIEPRADLAARLGVSTESLSQTIRVATIGDVGPALAKFDVGDRLVPIRVQLEDAARGNLRTLEQLRVPLGERGEKGGVPLSVIADVKLDQGPTSINRYDRERQATVAADLVGSAALGDATKKIYDLPVMKSRPKGVKVSPSGDAESLNELSDGFATAITAGLMMVYAVLVLLFGTFLQPITILFSLPLSIGGAIAALLITGKQLTTPVWIGILMLMGIVTKNAIMLVEFAIEAIRAGKPREEAMIDAGMKRARPIVMTTIAMAAGMMPSALAVGAGGEFRSPMALAVIGGLIFSTILSLVFVPAMFMVMDDLGALIWRFAKRLIVHSEDAETADHHGAAPDKKGMVHPAAE, encoded by the coding sequence ATGGCTCTCAATATCTCGGCTTGGTCGATCCGCAATCCGCTGCCGTCGGTCGTCTTCTCGATCATCCTTCTGGTCCTCGGCTGGGTGTCCTTCACCAAGCTCGCGATAACGCGGCTGCCCTCGGCCGACATTCCCGTGATCTCGGTCGTGGTGTCGCAATTCGGCGCAGCACCAGCAGAACTCGAATCCCAGGTCACCAAGACGGTTGAAGACGCTGTCTCCGGCGTCGAGGGCGTCAGGCACATCACCTCCTCGATCACCGACGGCGTGTCAGTGACCACCATCCAGTTCGCGCTGGAGACCAACACCGACCGCGCGCTCAACGACGTCAAGGACGCGGTGACGCGGGTGCGATCCAACCTGCCGCAGAACGTCACCGAGCCGCTGATCCAGCGCGTCGACGTCATCGGCCTGCCGATCGTCACCTATGCTGCGATCTCGCCCGGCAAGACGCCGGAGCAGCTCTCCTATTTCGTCGACGACGTGGTCAAGCGCGCGCTGCAGGGCGTGCGCGGCGTCGCCCAGGTCGAGCGCATCGGCGGTGTCGAGCGCGAGATTCTGGTCTCGCTCGATCCGGACCGGATGCAGGCAATGGGGCTGACCGCGGTCAATGTCAGCCAGAGCCTGCGCGGCACCAATGTCGACGTCGCCGGCGGCCGCGCCGAGATCGGCAAGAACGACCAGGCGATCCGCACGCTCGCGGGCGCCAAGACGCTGGGCGATCTCGCCGGCACCATGATCCCGCTGTTCGGCGGCGGCGAGGTCCGGCTCGACGATCTCGGCACCGTCACCGACACCATCGCGGACCGCCGCACCTTCGCCCGCTTCAACGGCGAGCCGGTGGTCGCGCTCGGCATCAAGCGATCCAAGGGCGCCAGCGACGTGAAGGTGGCCGAGGCCGTGGAGAAGCGCATCGAAGCGCTCAAGGCGGCCTATCCCGACGTCGACCTCAAGCTGATCGACACCTCGGTCGAATACACCAAGGGCAATTACCACGCGGCGATCTCGACCCTGTTCGAAGGCGCCATCCTCGCCGTCATCATCGTGCTCCTGTTCCTGCGGGACCTCCGCGCCACCATCATTGCGGCGATCTCGCTGCCGCTGTCGATCTTCCCGGCGTTCTGGGCGATGGACCTCCTCGGCTTCTCGCTGAACCTCGTCAGCTTCCTCGCCATCACGCTGTCGACGGGTATCCTGGTCGACGACGCCATCGTTGAGATCGAGAACATCGTCCGGCACATGAACATGGGCAAATCGCCCTACCGTGCCGCGCTCGAGGCCGCCGACGAAATCGGCCTCGCGGTGATCGCGATCTCGCTGACCATCATCGCGATCTTCGCGCCCGCAAGCTTCATGTCGGGCATCGCCGGACAGTTCTTCAAGCAGTTCGGCATCACCGTCTCGGTGCAGGTGTTCTTCTCGTTGCTCGCGGCGCGCTTCGTCACACCGGTGCTGGCCGCCTACTTCCTCAAGCACCATGCGCACGAAGAGCCGCCGCCCGGCCGCGTGCTGCGGACCTATCACAGGATCGTGGCCTGGTCGGTGAAGCACCATTTCATCACCGTGCTGATCGGCTTCGGGGTGTTCGCCGCCTCGATCTGGAGCATCACGCTGCTGCCGCAGGGCTTCCTGCCGGCGCAGGACAGCGCGCGCTCGCTGCTGGCGCTCGAGCTGCCGCCGGGCACCCAGCTTGCCTACACCGAGAAGGTCACCGAGGACATCGTCGCACGCCTGCGCAAGCGGCCGGAGGTGAAGAGCATCTTCGTCGATGGCGGGCGCGTCCCGCCGGGCACCCAGGAAGTCCGGCGCGCCTCCTTGATCATCAACTACACGCCCAAGGACAGCCGCGACATCACCCAGCGCGAGCTCGAATTCTCGATCAGCCAGGAGCTGGAGAACGTTCCCGACATCCGCTTCTGGTTCCTCGACGAGAACGGCCTGCGCGCCATCTCGCTGGTCGTAACCGGCGTCGACGCCAACATCGTCAACAACGTCGCCAGCGAGCTCGCGACGCAGATGAAGCGGATTCCGACGATCTCCAACGTGATCTCGGAAACCACGCTCGAGCGGCCCGAGCTTCGCATCGAGCCGCGCGCAGATCTCGCCGCGCGCCTCGGCGTCTCCACGGAAAGCCTGTCGCAGACCATCCGCGTCGCCACCATCGGCGATGTCGGGCCCGCGCTCGCCAAGTTCGACGTCGGCGACCGCCTGGTGCCGATCCGCGTCCAGCTCGAGGACGCCGCGCGCGGCAATCTGAGGACGCTCGAACAGTTGCGCGTGCCGCTCGGCGAGCGCGGCGAGAAGGGCGGCGTGCCGCTCTCGGTCATCGCCGACGTCAAGCTCGACCAGGGTCCGACCAGCATCAACCGCTACGATCGTGAGCGGCAGGCAACCGTCGCCGCCGACCTCGTCGGCTCCGCCGCGCTCGGCGACGCGACCAAGAAGATCTACGACCTGCCGGTGATGAAGAGCCGGCCGAAGGGCGTGAAGGTGTCACCCTCCGGCGACGCCGAGAGCCTGAACGAACTGTCCGACGGCTTCGCCACGGCGATCACGGCGGGCCTGATGATGGTCTACGCCGTGCTGGTGCTGCTGTTCGGCACCTTCCTGCAGCCGATCACCATCCTGTTCTCGCTGCCGCTCTCGATCGGCGGCGCCATCGCCGCCCTGCTCATCACCGGCAAGCAGCTCACCACGCCGGTGTGGATCGGCATCCTGATGCTGATGGGCATCGTCACCAAGAACGCGATCATGCTGGTGGAATTCGCCATCGAGGCGATCCGCGCCGGCAAGCCGCGCGAGGAAGCGATGATCGACGCCGGCATGAAGCGCGCGCGCCCGATCGTGATGACCACGATCGCGATGGCCGCGGGCATGATGCCGAGCGCGCTCGCGGTCGGCGCCGGCGGCGAATTCCGCTCGCCGATGGCGCTCGCGGTGATCGGCGGCCTGATCTTCTCGACCATACTGTCGCTGGTATTCGTGCCCGCGATGTTCATGGTGATGGACGATCTCGGTGCCTTGATCTGGCGATTCGCCAAGCGGCTCATCGTGCATAGCGAGGATGCCGAGACCGCCGATCATCACGGCGCGGCGCCGGATAAAAAGGGCATGGTACACCCCGCGGCGGAGTAG
- a CDS encoding MarR family winged helix-turn-helix transcriptional regulator codes for MARTSSDIALKAREADDASLRTKARLDLFKFVPFRLNRLAAEVSSALAVEYQERHGLDIPAWRVIATLGFRNDACSAQYISQCTRTHKSTISRAVTTLLHEGLIERVENEADRREFRLQLTKKGRALYEELFPQLLRREDEILACLSGQERKQLSALLGKIEQSLDLIQTSEEADAKEAY; via the coding sequence TTGGCGAGGACATCCAGCGACATCGCGCTGAAGGCACGTGAGGCCGACGACGCTTCATTGCGGACGAAGGCGCGGCTCGATTTGTTCAAGTTCGTGCCGTTCCGCCTCAACCGGCTTGCTGCGGAGGTGAGTTCCGCGCTTGCGGTCGAATATCAGGAGCGTCACGGCCTCGACATTCCAGCCTGGCGCGTGATCGCGACGCTCGGCTTCCGCAACGATGCCTGTAGCGCGCAGTACATCTCTCAATGCACCCGCACGCACAAATCCACCATCAGCCGCGCCGTGACCACGCTGCTGCACGAGGGGCTGATCGAGCGGGTCGAGAACGAAGCCGACCGCCGCGAATTCCGCCTGCAACTGACGAAGAAGGGTCGCGCGCTGTACGAAGAGCTGTTCCCGCAATTGCTGCGGCGGGAAGACGAGATCCTCGCCTGCCTCTCCGGGCAGGAGCGCAAGCAACTTTCGGCCCTGCTCGGCAAGATCGAACAGAGCCTCGACCTGATCCAGACCAGCGAAGAGGCCGACGCGAAAGAGGCGTATTAG
- a CDS encoding OmpA family protein: MRLAAKGLTAILSIITVGAALSLTTPLAFAGDDNNSKNVTEDEIVRALAPPPKKPLTRGLSIAPQAEPAPSAAETKLIRSVRGRSTRSLSSTEREEIASVAKDKPNIDLEITFDYNSANISAKSLASVQALGRALTSPDLKGSTFVVAGHTDAAGGEGYNQDLSERRADSIKRYLVDKYGIAATDLVTVGYGKSKLKDPAQPMAEVNRRVQVVNMENKTTASK; this comes from the coding sequence ATGAGATTGGCTGCAAAGGGATTGACCGCGATCCTGTCCATCATCACGGTCGGCGCGGCTCTGTCGCTGACGACCCCGCTCGCATTCGCGGGCGACGACAACAACAGCAAGAACGTCACCGAGGACGAGATCGTCCGCGCGCTGGCGCCGCCGCCGAAGAAGCCGTTGACCCGCGGCCTCTCGATCGCCCCGCAGGCCGAACCCGCACCCAGTGCGGCGGAAACCAAGCTGATCCGGTCCGTGCGCGGCCGCTCGACGCGCTCGCTTTCGTCGACCGAGCGCGAAGAGATCGCGTCGGTGGCCAAGGACAAGCCGAACATCGATCTTGAAATCACGTTCGACTACAACTCGGCCAATATCAGCGCCAAGTCGCTCGCCTCGGTACAGGCGCTCGGTCGCGCGCTGACCAGCCCCGACCTGAAGGGCTCGACCTTCGTGGTGGCCGGCCACACCGACGCCGCCGGCGGCGAGGGCTACAATCAGGACCTGTCGGAGCGCCGCGCGGATTCGATCAAGCGCTACCTCGTCGACAAATACGGCATCGCCGCGACCGATCTCGTCACCGTCGGCTACGGCAAGAGCAAGCTGAAGGACCCGGCCCAGCCGATGGCGGAGGTCAATCGCCGCGTGCAGGTCGTCAACATGGAAAACAAGACCACCGCATCGAAGTGA
- a CDS encoding caspase family protein yields MKIRFLFLLPLLVSLVPVAPSLAAGDRYALVIGNAKYPDADAPLKEPLNDARDIADELKRDGFSVEIGENLTGDGMRRAFDKLYGKIKPGSVALIFFSGFGIQSARQSYMLPIDAQIWTESDVRRDGFSLETVLGELNTRGAGVKIALIDASRRNPFERRFRSFSAGLTPVIAPNGTLVMYSAALASVVSDAGGEHSLFVQELLKEIRVPDLMAEETLNRTKMGVTRASRGEQVPWISSSLAEDFSFIPGAGGSRPSVTAPPPSPPQVVANNPPPAPPAPPPPPKPADTAAAPAPAPAPAAAPSPKPQVEAALPPAPPPVKPAETTPAPSMDSGPSAAALAEDPTIKGLTAKIAANPDDVNALYRRGQVYASKGAYNLAIKDFDETLRINAKDVEALNNRCWTRTVVGDLQGALKDCNEALRLRPNFVDALDSRGLVNLKSGAVKNAIADFDAALRINPRLTSSLFGRGIAKQRNGSAQEGALDIANAKAMDPNIVQEFASYGVR; encoded by the coding sequence ATGAAAATTCGCTTCCTTTTTCTTCTGCCCCTGCTCGTTTCGCTCGTCCCGGTTGCGCCATCCCTGGCCGCCGGCGACCGTTATGCGTTGGTCATCGGCAACGCCAAATATCCGGACGCGGACGCCCCGCTGAAGGAACCGCTGAACGACGCGCGCGACATCGCCGACGAGCTCAAGCGCGACGGCTTTTCCGTTGAAATCGGCGAGAACCTGACCGGCGACGGCATGCGCCGCGCGTTCGACAAGCTCTATGGCAAGATCAAGCCGGGCTCGGTGGCGCTGATCTTCTTCAGCGGTTTCGGCATCCAGTCGGCGCGCCAGAGCTACATGCTGCCGATCGACGCGCAGATCTGGACAGAATCGGACGTCCGCCGCGACGGTTTCAGCCTGGAGACCGTGCTCGGCGAACTCAATACCCGCGGCGCGGGGGTCAAGATCGCGCTGATCGACGCCTCCAGGCGCAATCCCTTCGAGCGCCGGTTCCGCAGCTTCTCGGCCGGCCTGACGCCGGTCATCGCGCCGAATGGAACGCTGGTGATGTACTCGGCGGCGCTGGCCTCGGTGGTCTCGGATGCGGGCGGCGAGCACAGCCTGTTCGTCCAGGAACTCCTGAAGGAGATCCGCGTCCCCGACCTGATGGCCGAGGAGACGCTGAACCGCACCAAGATGGGCGTCACCCGCGCCTCGCGCGGCGAACAGGTGCCGTGGATCTCCTCCTCGCTCGCCGAGGATTTTTCGTTCATTCCGGGCGCCGGCGGATCGCGTCCGTCGGTGACGGCACCGCCGCCATCGCCGCCGCAGGTCGTCGCCAACAACCCGCCGCCGGCTCCGCCCGCACCGCCTCCACCGCCGAAGCCGGCGGACACGGCAGCGGCACCTGCACCTGCACCTGCTCCGGCAGCGGCACCCTCACCGAAACCGCAGGTCGAGGCCGCCTTGCCGCCGGCGCCACCGCCGGTGAAACCAGCCGAGACCACCCCCGCACCGAGCATGGATAGCGGGCCGAGCGCGGCCGCGCTGGCGGAGGATCCGACCATCAAGGGCCTGACGGCCAAGATCGCCGCCAATCCGGACGACGTGAACGCGCTGTACCGGCGCGGTCAGGTCTATGCCAGCAAGGGCGCCTACAATTTGGCCATCAAGGATTTCGACGAGACGCTTCGGATCAACGCGAAGGACGTCGAGGCGCTGAACAACCGCTGCTGGACCCGCACCGTGGTCGGTGACCTCCAGGGCGCGCTGAAGGATTGCAACGAGGCGCTGCGGCTGCGGCCGAATTTCGTCGATGCACTGGACAGCCGGGGACTCGTCAATCTGAAATCGGGAGCGGTCAAGAACGCCATCGCCGATTTCGACGCAGCCCTGAGGATCAACCCGCGCCTGACCTCCTCGCTCTTTGGCCGCGGGATTGCCAAGCAGCGCAACGGCTCGGCCCAGGAAGGCGCGCTCGATATCGCCAATGCCAAGGCGATGGACCCGAACATTGTTCAGGAGTTCGCAAGCTACGGAGTACGCTAG